GACGACGTCGGCGTGCTGGGGGTACTGCTTCCAGGCGGATTCGGACAGCAGCCGGGCCACCAGCGCGCCGCGCAAAAAGAAGCGGTTCATCTTGCTCCCCAACACCGTAAGTCCCGCTTCACGGCGGTAGGAGTCGAGCAGCACCTCGAGCGCTTCGAGGTAGCCGTCGTCGTCGGTACCGAAATCGTCGAGCCCGACCAGCTTGGTGGCCGATGCGCGCAGCTCGTCAACCGTCCCGACATCGGTGCGATCGGTCGTCATCAGAGGTGGTACTCCCCGCAGTTGACGTCCAGGGTCTGCCCGGTGATGCCGCTGGACAGATCGCTGGCCAGGAACAGGATTGCCGAGGCAACCTCGTCTTCGGTCGGCAGGCGCTTGAGGTCGGAATTCGCCGCCGTGGCCTGGTAGATCTGGTCCACCGTGGTACCGTACTTGCCGGCCTGATGCTCGAAGTAGGCCTGCAGGGTGTCACCCCAGATATACCCGGGCGCAACGGAATTCACCCGAATGCCCTTGTCGCCCAGCTCGGTGGCCAGCGATTGGGACATGGCCAGTAGCGCCGACTTGGCCATCTTGTACGCGCCGTATTTGGCCTGCGAATGGCGCAGCACCATGGAGTTGACGTTGACGACCGAGCCGTGCGACGCCTCCAGCGCAGGGGTGAAGGCCTGGATGAGGCGCAGCGCGCCGAGTGCGCTCAGCTCGATGGCGTCGCGAATGTGCTGAAAACTGGTCGCTGCCAACGGTTTCATCGACGGCACCCGGAACGCGTTGTTGATCAGCACGTCGACCTTGCCGTAGGTGGCCATGGTGGTTTCGGCGAGGTAGGCCACCTCGTCGTCGTCGGTGATGTCCGCGCGCACCGCCAGCGCCTTGTGCCCGCCGTCGTTGATCTGCTTGGCGAGCTCCTCGAGCCGTTCGACCGTGCGGGCCGCCAGGACCAGGTCTGCGCCGGCGCTCGCGCAGCGGTGCGCCAGTGTCGTGCCCAGCCCCGGGCCGACACCGCTGATGACGACTACCTTTTGTTCGAG
This genomic window from Mycobacterium saskatchewanense contains:
- a CDS encoding SDR family oxidoreductase; translation: MSDMLEQKVVVISGVGPGLGTTLAHRCASAGADLVLAARTVERLEELAKQINDGGHKALAVRADITDDDEVAYLAETTMATYGKVDVLINNAFRVPSMKPLAATSFQHIRDAIELSALGALRLIQAFTPALEASHGSVVNVNSMVLRHSQAKYGAYKMAKSALLAMSQSLATELGDKGIRVNSVAPGYIWGDTLQAYFEHQAGKYGTTVDQIYQATAANSDLKRLPTEDEVASAILFLASDLSSGITGQTLDVNCGEYHL